One genomic window of Methanosarcina acetivorans C2A includes the following:
- a CDS encoding adenosylcobinamide amidohydrolase, with protein sequence MRYYVKDNNLIIEGYFEAVSTGLNGGRAQVNYLFNKQVPRTFNPPDPQGFVKEEALKLSFDAAYFGLLTAVKMEYLQVIEDDYLTVFITAGVSNGSEFRAKIGTINIILISKVRLSETALLGAIITATEAKGLALLEKGYTFLGTNTDAVVVAYETGSGPDHENKEKQEIPYAGSSTEFGKKITKAVMRGVKTGLELRGE encoded by the coding sequence ATGCGATACTATGTAAAAGACAATAATCTCATCATTGAAGGCTATTTTGAAGCCGTGAGCACGGGCTTAAACGGAGGTCGCGCCCAGGTAAACTATCTTTTCAACAAACAGGTTCCAAGAACCTTCAACCCTCCTGACCCGCAGGGGTTCGTAAAAGAAGAAGCTCTCAAACTAAGCTTTGATGCAGCCTACTTCGGCCTTCTGACAGCTGTCAAAATGGAATACCTCCAGGTCATTGAAGACGATTATCTAACCGTTTTCATAACCGCTGGCGTAAGCAACGGCTCTGAATTCAGAGCAAAAATAGGAACCATAAACATAATTTTAATCTCAAAAGTAAGACTATCCGAGACTGCCCTCCTCGGGGCGATCATAACAGCCACCGAGGCTAAAGGACTTGCACTGCTTGAAAAAGGATACACTTTTCTGGGCACGAATACGGACGCTGTGGTTGTTGCCTATGAAACGGGCTCAGGACCTGACCATGAAAATAAGGAAAAGCAGGAAATCCCCTATGCCGGTTCAAGTACTGAGTTCGGAAAAAAGATTACCAAGGCTGTAATGAGAGGAGTTAAGACAGGACTTGAGCTGAGGGGAGAATAA
- a CDS encoding cache domain-containing protein: MASFNGCGRKAVCIALILCLLSFLLLVQAVYEYKSSKTDEIILEEAKEDAHNQAHFALKTIVEDLDSTRFLAEEISKDLSSGKLKDDFTLRERLLAEMENNSDIFSIGIAYSPAVNAGKLHSLYFKRNGSYVNYSAIQYNYTDNIEKAAWYNNPLKKGSGVWNSPYFGVAAETYLIEYSVPFYLTESGNRDEAAGVVAVSHSLEGIRGAVGGLDLGKTGYGFILSGEGLIISCPFQGYLCGNISELAKEYYDFDLISQNMAVGGYRVTNSRTGQSFWVFHEGIPSTDWTLGIVLPLEETLLEKKTEQKRAVIRIMFAAFAFLFSLFLLFISLYRHDHGGLWILVFIFSFLCILGMGFIWHLALNYSSLDGGNEDFVVFDMAEVETVLQHFSTDSKTSRIPTGVFLETMEFSGSNEIILTGYVWQNFSGLDVDVASPGFSFPESKETTIERAYVNENESVVGWRFKTALRQPFDYSRYPFNREYVWIRFWNNASEGNVLVPDFDSYDSLVPESLPGLEHSFVMEGWEPQKTFFSYRVNSYNTDFGVGDFTHSNVPELYFNIEIKGNFKDPFVSNLLSVIVISILLFAVLTITTRDEKKTLFSFSSSGVLSYCSSLFFVLIVAHASLRTRTAMHGIIYLEYFYFIMYMAILAVSLNSIVFGSNMDIRFINAKDNLYVKLLYWPVILGCLLLITLLNFY, encoded by the coding sequence ATGGCTTCATTTAATGGGTGTGGAAGAAAAGCAGTTTGTATTGCTTTAATACTTTGCCTGCTCAGTTTTTTGCTGCTGGTACAGGCCGTATACGAATACAAAAGTAGTAAGACGGATGAAATTATACTGGAAGAAGCAAAGGAAGATGCGCATAATCAGGCCCATTTTGCCCTGAAAACGATCGTGGAAGATCTTGATTCTACACGTTTCCTTGCCGAAGAGATTTCAAAGGATCTGAGTTCCGGAAAACTGAAAGATGATTTCACTCTCAGGGAACGCCTTCTTGCTGAAATGGAGAACAATTCCGATATCTTCAGTATCGGCATTGCATATTCTCCTGCTGTCAATGCCGGGAAGCTTCATTCCCTTTATTTCAAAAGGAACGGCTCTTATGTCAACTACTCTGCAATCCAGTACAACTATACGGATAACATTGAAAAAGCGGCATGGTACAATAATCCCCTGAAAAAAGGATCTGGTGTATGGAATTCTCCTTATTTCGGGGTCGCAGCCGAGACTTATCTGATCGAGTATTCGGTTCCTTTTTATCTTACGGAATCCGGAAACAGGGATGAAGCTGCAGGAGTGGTAGCTGTGAGCCATTCCCTTGAAGGGATAAGAGGGGCGGTAGGGGGTCTTGATCTGGGAAAAACGGGTTATGGTTTCATTCTCTCCGGGGAAGGATTGATCATTTCCTGTCCTTTTCAGGGGTATCTGTGCGGAAATATTAGTGAACTGGCAAAAGAATACTACGATTTTGACCTCATAAGTCAGAATATGGCAGTTGGAGGGTACAGAGTAACAAATTCCCGTACAGGACAATCTTTCTGGGTATTTCACGAAGGTATACCTTCTACAGACTGGACTCTGGGAATTGTTCTTCCTCTGGAAGAGACTCTGCTGGAAAAAAAGACGGAGCAGAAACGCGCCGTTATCCGGATAATGTTCGCAGCATTTGCTTTTTTATTTTCCCTATTCCTGCTTTTTATCTCTCTTTACAGGCATGACCATGGAGGGCTCTGGATCCTCGTATTTATTTTTTCATTTCTCTGCATTCTGGGAATGGGTTTTATCTGGCATCTTGCTTTAAATTATTCCTCTCTTGACGGTGGGAACGAGGACTTTGTTGTTTTTGATATGGCTGAAGTTGAAACTGTGCTGCAACACTTCAGTACCGACTCAAAAACTTCCAGGATTCCGACAGGGGTTTTTCTCGAGACTATGGAGTTTTCGGGTTCCAATGAAATCATTTTGACCGGATATGTCTGGCAAAATTTCTCCGGGTTGGACGTTGATGTAGCTTCTCCGGGCTTTAGTTTTCCTGAATCAAAAGAGACTACGATCGAAAGGGCCTATGTGAATGAGAATGAAAGTGTTGTAGGCTGGCGTTTTAAGACCGCACTGCGCCAGCCGTTCGACTATTCCAGATACCCGTTTAACAGGGAATATGTATGGATCAGATTCTGGAACAATGCTTCTGAAGGAAACGTCCTGGTCCCGGACTTCGATTCCTATGACAGCCTGGTTCCGGAAAGTCTTCCGGGTCTGGAACATTCTTTCGTGATGGAAGGCTGGGAGCCGCAAAAAACTTTTTTCAGTTACAGGGTAAATTCCTATAACACAGATTTCGGAGTAGGGGATTTTACACATTCCAATGTACCCGAACTTTACTTTAATATCGAAATCAAAGGGAACTTTAAGGACCCCTTTGTTTCCAACCTTCTGTCCGTTATAGTGATATCCATCCTTTTGTTTGCAGTGCTTACGATCACGACCCGGGATGAGAAGAAAACACTTTTCAGTTTCAGTTCTTCTGGAGTCCTGAGTTACTGTTCCTCCCTCTTTTTTGTTCTTATCGTTGCCCATGCTTCCCTCAGGACCAGAACCGCCATGCACGGTATCATCTACCTTGAATATTTCTACTTCATAATGTATATGGCAATCCTGGCTGTGTCCTTGAATTCAATAGTTTTTGGATCCAATATGGATATCCGCTTTATTAATGCAAAGGACAACCTGTATGTTAAGTTGCTGTACTGGCCTGTCATCCTGGGATGCCTGTTGCTGATAACACTCCTGAATTTCTATTGA
- a CDS encoding PocR ligand-binding domain-containing protein — translation MTVKMDQFQAINSNPVLSVAEDGVILYSNKAGELLLRKWGVRVREKLPTNIKIFVQRAIFREGIEKIEVKMGKRVYFFVFHPLPEQECVNIYGFDISDCKNLEEKLRESETQEKEKLELANIIDVKTVQSLMNDFYRLAHTPMALLDLKGNILVSAGWQEICTKFHRVNPESCKYCEDSDIHLSKGVAPGRYRLYKCKNNMWDVVTPIMAEGQHIGNIFSGQFLLDDEPLDYELFRSQARKYGFNEEEYLKALDKVPRMSREAVDTSMGFLMTFANMISQLSYSNIKLSQSLAERDELVDALQESEKREQARSDELEAVLDAVPVAVFLTHDPQVGQLTGNRLSYEWLRVPVGTNFSKSAPEGEKPEMFELFKDGKEIPPENMPSQMAAAGREIKDCELDIVSADGEIRHVLGNARPLLDKQGNPQGSVSAFIDITERKKMEKALRLSNLYNRSLIEASLDPLVTIGRNGKITDVNGSTEQVTGYSRNELIGTDFSDYFTGPEKARKGYQQSFKHGEIRDYPLEIQHKDGHITPVLYNASVYRDENGKVVGVFAAARDITERKKAEEDLKKVHGNLEKLVEERTAELENAYKSLKESEEGLAEAQKMAHIGNWVWDFVTDKTYWSQEIYYILGLNPQESGAIHNDFLDYVHPDDRDYVDNAIKKALDEKPFGIDYRIITARGEERTVHAESEVTLDPDKIPIRAKGIIQDITERKEVEEALANIEIARKKEIHHRIKNNLQVISSLLDLQADKFDNPKVIEAFRESQNRVISMALIHEELYKGEGNDTLNFSTYIKELAGNLFQTYSLTSKNICLCMDMEKNVLLNMDTAVPLGIIVNELVSNSLKHAFSGKEGGEIRIKLRRKGNGSRKKEGDKATSFILIVSDNGIGIPENLNIQDVDSLGMQLINTLVDQLDGKLELKRGNGTEFTIKFAVAEKNNQASHPAI, via the coding sequence ATGACAGTCAAAATGGATCAATTCCAGGCAATAAACTCAAATCCCGTGCTCAGTGTGGCAGAGGATGGAGTCATTCTTTACTCAAATAAGGCAGGGGAGCTCTTATTACGTAAGTGGGGCGTGAGAGTAAGAGAAAAATTGCCTACAAATATCAAAATTTTTGTCCAGAGGGCAATTTTTCGGGAAGGTATTGAAAAAATTGAAGTCAAAATGGGAAAAAGAGTATACTTTTTTGTTTTTCATCCCTTACCCGAACAAGAATGCGTAAACATTTACGGATTTGACATAAGTGATTGTAAAAATCTTGAGGAAAAACTTCGGGAAAGTGAAACTCAAGAAAAGGAGAAACTGGAACTTGCCAATATTATTGATGTTAAAACGGTCCAATCCCTTATGAATGATTTTTATAGGCTTGCTCATACCCCCATGGCCCTACTCGATCTTAAGGGCAATATTCTGGTAAGTGCTGGATGGCAGGAGATTTGTACCAAATTCCACAGGGTTAATCCTGAATCCTGCAAGTATTGCGAAGATAGTGACATACATCTGTCTAAGGGTGTTGCTCCGGGAAGATATAGGCTGTACAAATGCAAGAACAATATGTGGGATGTAGTGACTCCGATTATGGCAGAAGGGCAGCATATAGGTAATATCTTCTCAGGACAGTTCCTTCTCGATGATGAGCCTCTGGACTACGAGCTCTTTCGATCCCAGGCTAGAAAGTACGGCTTCAATGAGGAAGAATATCTAAAGGCGCTTGATAAAGTTCCGCGGATGAGCAGGGAAGCTGTGGATACAAGCATGGGTTTCTTAATGACCTTTGCTAATATGATCTCACAGCTAAGCTACAGCAATATCAAGCTATCTCAATCGCTGGCTGAACGTGACGAGCTGGTGGACGCGTTGCAGGAGAGCGAAAAGCGTGAGCAAGCTCGTTCGGATGAACTGGAAGCAGTATTAGATGCCGTGCCTGTAGCTGTGTTTTTAACACACGATCCCCAGGTGGGTCAGCTAACCGGTAATCGCCTCTCCTATGAATGGTTACGGGTTCCCGTGGGTACAAACTTTTCCAAATCCGCTCCTGAAGGAGAGAAGCCAGAAATGTTTGAGCTATTCAAGGACGGAAAGGAGATTCCGCCTGAAAATATGCCATCGCAGATGGCGGCTGCAGGTAGAGAGATTAAAGACTGCGAGCTGGACATCGTATCTGCTGATGGTGAGATTCGACACGTGCTGGGCAATGCCCGACCTCTGCTTGACAAGCAGGGAAACCCACAAGGATCTGTTTCTGCATTCATCGACATTACAGAGCGCAAGAAAATGGAAAAGGCTCTCAGATTATCAAATCTTTATAATCGCAGCCTTATTGAAGCCAGTCTTGATCCTTTAGTAACTATTGGGCGTAATGGTAAGATCACGGATGTGAATGGCTCTACAGAACAGGTTACTGGATATTCCAGAAATGAGTTGATTGGGACTGATTTTTCAGATTACTTCACCGGGCCTGAAAAAGCCCGTAAGGGCTATCAGCAGTCATTCAAGCATGGTGAGATCCGGGATTATCCTCTTGAAATCCAGCATAAAGATGGACATATAACTCCTGTCCTGTACAATGCTTCGGTTTATAGAGACGAAAACGGCAAGGTTGTTGGGGTCTTTGCTGCTGCACGTGATATTACTGAACGAAAAAAAGCAGAAGAAGATCTAAAAAAAGTACATGGTAATTTGGAAAAATTAGTTGAAGAACGCACAGCTGAGCTTGAAAATGCTTATAAGTCGTTGAAAGAAAGCGAAGAAGGTTTAGCTGAAGCCCAAAAAATGGCTCACATTGGAAATTGGGTGTGGGACTTTGTAACTGATAAAACATACTGGTCTCAGGAAATCTATTATATTTTAGGGCTTAATCCTCAAGAATCAGGCGCAATTCATAATGACTTTTTAGATTATGTACATCCCGATGATCGAGATTATGTGGATAATGCTATCAAGAAAGCTTTAGACGAAAAACCCTTTGGCATTGATTATAGGATTATTACAGCCAGGGGAGAAGAGCGCACAGTCCACGCAGAGAGCGAAGTTACTCTTGATCCAGATAAGATTCCTATCCGAGCGAAGGGAATAATTCAGGATATTACAGAGCGTAAGGAAGTAGAAGAAGCCTTAGCAAATATCGAGATTGCCCGTAAAAAGGAAATTCACCATCGGATTAAGAATAATTTGCAGGTAATCTCTTCCCTTCTTGACCTCCAGGCTGATAAGTTCGATAATCCGAAAGTTATTGAGGCTTTTAGAGAAAGCCAGAACCGGGTTATATCTATGGCTCTCATCCACGAAGAACTTTATAAAGGAGAAGGAAACGATACGCTGAACTTTTCAACGTATATCAAAGAGTTAGCTGGAAATCTTTTCCAGACTTACAGCCTTACTAGCAAAAACATCTGCCTGTGTATGGATATGGAAAAGAACGTCCTTCTTAATATGGATACCGCTGTCCCGTTAGGAATAATTGTTAATGAGTTAGTTTCCAACTCTCTCAAACACGCATTTTCCGGTAAAGAAGGAGGAGAAATCCGAATTAAACTCCGTAGAAAAGGAAATGGATCACGCAAAAAGGAAGGCGATAAGGCTACCAGTTTTATTTTGATTGTTTCAGACAATGGTATAGGCATTCCTGAAAATCTCAATATTCAAGATGTTGATAGTCTTGGCATGCAACTGATAAACACTCTTGTGGATCAGTTAGACGGCAAACTCGAACTTAAAAGGGGCAATGGGACTGAATTTACTATCAAGTTTGCAGTAGCAGAAAAAAATAATCAGGCGTCACATCCAGCAATATGA
- a CDS encoding PAS domain S-box protein yields MNTKVEQFPTNNPNPVLSVGKDGTVLYSNEAGEPLLHEWGVEIGGKLPSTFGDLVQRVISLNRPEKTEVKTEKKVYLVTFHPSSDEKNVNIYGFEITDQKELEERLRVKEKQNDVLYKIGKVALEYESLQNFLDESGRLIASILEVEFCKILELMPDGNFLLRAGFGWKHGLVGKAIVEGEKESQAGYTLLSRAPVVVEDFEEESRFGKPEILRMHEVNSGVSVIIGSTGKIFGVLGVHSRKKRKFTSDDTYFLSSVAFLIAQVIERKKAEEALKEAYDSLEETVKERTAELEKSYISLKESESSLTEAQRLAHVGNWDWNLMTGEVYWSAELYRIFGRSPQESGATYGEFLSYVHPDDRSRVNNAIKKGLNGEPIAGDYRIILANGEERIVHTESEVLFSKENNPIQVKGTVQDITEIKRVEEQIRILANIVESSNDAIGTMSLNGNITGWNQEAEHVYGYSAEEVLGKPVSVLASPHLDKETIKLIEEVKHGKKIQHYETLRLRKDGTTIYVSITLSPVFDSYGKLTAISFISRDITERKKIEEKLLESEEKYRNIVETANEGISIIDAEERITFVNKKIEDMFGYGSEELIGRPMWDFIGDESKAIIKKMLEKGQKNVNESFEIKFIHKDGYSIWTHTNSKSLFDKDGKFFGTLSLHTDITKRKEAEEALRKLEIARKKEIHHRIKNNLQIISSLLDLQAEMFKGRSNIRDSEVLKAFAVSMDRVLSIALIHEELYKGKNIDVLNFSEYIKKLADNLLITYRLETDVNLNLDLEENLFLNMDAAIPLGIIINELVSNSLKYAFPDRDKGEIRIKLRREEKGECKINGCKSADFVLTVSDDGIGIPENLDIKDLDSLGLQLVISLVDQLDGELKLKRGNGTEFTIKFAVTEKNNQASHPAV; encoded by the coding sequence ATGAACACAAAAGTGGAGCAATTTCCGACAAATAACCCTAATCCTGTTCTCAGTGTTGGAAAGGATGGTACTGTTCTTTACTCAAATGAGGCCGGTGAGCCCTTATTGCATGAGTGGGGCGTGGAAATAGGAGGAAAACTACCTTCAACTTTCGGAGATCTTGTGCAAAGGGTAATTTCCCTAAACAGACCTGAAAAAACGGAAGTAAAAACAGAGAAAAAAGTATACCTGGTTACGTTTCATCCTTCATCTGATGAAAAAAACGTAAACATTTACGGGTTCGAAATAACTGACCAGAAAGAGCTTGAAGAAAGGCTCCGTGTCAAGGAAAAGCAGAACGACGTTCTCTACAAGATAGGAAAAGTCGCTCTTGAATACGAAAGCCTGCAAAACTTTCTGGATGAGAGCGGAAGGCTGATTGCAAGTATACTTGAAGTGGAATTCTGTAAAATTTTGGAACTTATGCCCGACGGAAACTTCCTGTTAAGGGCTGGGTTCGGATGGAAACATGGACTTGTAGGAAAAGCTATTGTTGAAGGGGAAAAGGAGTCACAGGCAGGGTACACCTTGCTTTCGAGGGCGCCTGTGGTCGTGGAAGACTTTGAAGAGGAAAGCCGCTTTGGGAAACCAGAAATACTGAGAATGCACGAAGTTAATAGCGGAGTAAGTGTTATAATCGGAAGTACTGGAAAAATATTTGGAGTGCTTGGTGTCCATTCCAGGAAAAAAAGGAAGTTTACATCAGATGACACCTACTTTCTCAGTTCAGTAGCTTTTTTAATTGCACAGGTAATCGAACGCAAAAAAGCAGAAGAAGCCCTGAAAGAGGCATACGATAGTTTAGAAGAAACAGTTAAAGAACGTACCGCAGAGCTTGAGAAATCTTACATTTCGTTAAAGGAAAGTGAAAGTAGCCTTACTGAAGCTCAAAGACTGGCTCATGTCGGAAACTGGGACTGGAATCTTATGACTGGTGAAGTATACTGGTCTGCCGAGCTTTATCGCATTTTTGGACGTTCCCCTCAAGAATCAGGCGCAACTTACGGCGAATTTCTAAGTTATGTCCATCCCGATGACCGGAGCCGTGTGAATAATGCCATAAAAAAGGGTTTAAACGGAGAACCTATTGCAGGTGACTATAGAATAATTTTAGCTAATGGAGAAGAACGCATAGTCCATACGGAATCTGAGGTTCTTTTTTCTAAGGAAAATAACCCTATTCAAGTGAAAGGAACAGTTCAGGACATCACTGAGATAAAAAGGGTAGAAGAACAAATAAGGATCCTGGCAAATATTGTGGAATCATCAAACGATGCTATTGGAACTATGTCCCTGAATGGCAACATTACAGGCTGGAATCAAGAAGCTGAGCATGTTTATGGTTATTCGGCGGAAGAGGTTTTGGGAAAGCCTGTATCTGTCTTAGCTTCCCCTCATTTAGATAAAGAAACTATAAAACTTATCGAAGAGGTCAAGCATGGGAAAAAGATACAGCATTATGAGACTTTACGGTTAAGAAAGGACGGTACGACGATATACGTTTCGATAACTCTTTCTCCGGTTTTTGATTCCTATGGAAAGCTGACTGCCATCTCTTTCATTTCCAGAGATATAACAGAAAGAAAAAAAATAGAAGAAAAACTTCTGGAAAGTGAAGAAAAGTACCGAAACATCGTAGAGACAGCAAACGAAGGTATAAGCATAATTGATGCTGAAGAAAGAATTACTTTCGTCAATAAGAAGATTGAAGATATGTTTGGTTACGGTTCAGAAGAACTTATTGGCAGACCGATGTGGGATTTTATCGGTGATGAAAGTAAGGCTATTATCAAGAAGATGTTAGAAAAAGGTCAGAAAAACGTCAATGAGAGCTTTGAAATTAAATTTATACATAAAGACGGCTACTCTATCTGGACGCATACAAATTCCAAATCTCTTTTTGATAAGGATGGAAAGTTTTTTGGAACTCTGAGCCTTCACACTGACATCACCAAGCGAAAAGAAGCTGAAGAAGCTCTCAGGAAGCTTGAAATTGCCCGTAAAAAGGAAATCCATCATAGGATTAAGAATAACCTTCAGATAATCTCTTCTCTTCTGGATCTGCAGGCTGAAATGTTTAAAGGCAGAAGTAATATCAGAGATTCAGAAGTGTTGAAAGCTTTCGCTGTAAGCATGGACAGGGTTCTTTCTATTGCTCTTATACATGAGGAATTGTACAAAGGTAAAAATATCGATGTGCTTAACTTTTCTGAGTACATCAAGAAATTAGCTGATAATCTACTCATAACATACAGACTTGAAACCGATGTTAACTTAAATCTCGATCTGGAAGAGAACCTTTTTTTAAATATGGATGCTGCTATTCCGTTAGGGATAATCATCAACGAACTGGTTTCAAACTCCCTCAAATATGCATTTCCTGACAGGGATAAAGGAGAAATCCGAATCAAACTCCGTAGAGAAGAAAAAGGAGAATGCAAAATCAACGGCTGTAAAAGTGCTGATTTTGTTCTGACAGTTTCAGATGACGGCATAGGCATTCCTGAAAACCTTGATATTAAAGACCTCGACAGCCTGGGGCTTCAGCTTGTAATTTCTCTTGTTGACCAGCTAGACGGGGAACTTAAACTTAAAAGGGGCAATGGGACTGAATTTACTATCAAGTTTGCAGTAACAGAAAAAAATAATCAGGCGTCGCATCCAGCAGTATAA
- a CDS encoding IS1634-like element ISMac5 family transposase — MAEKNSSRRVESSLKRTRFLGHLGLMAGVFRELEVDKLIDEKLPKERDHTVPHSVCILAMLLNGLGFVGQRLYLFPDFFKNISTERLFGDGITREDLNQYVIGETLDRIVKYGPTKLFTEIALHIMTRLPIPVHCLHADTTSVSVYGDYDDEETESIDITFGIPKNGRWDLKQFVLSLIVNQHGIPLFMNTHSGNSSDKNTILEAIQSLKSVLRPESEVYYVADSSFYTDNNIKNMGKSFWISRVPATITEAKELLTANLNLKTLKSDERYSFYQTFVEYGGIKQKWVLLLSHKMKEKKEQTLRTKLEKEVEKAEKSFKKLKGEDFFCEEDALKAAEKWIQDFPSVSFEKVDVKSIKKRELGKRGRPSKDEQLKTYYRINGIIKVNDAFVLNEMDKMGLFILASNDINLSPEDMLKYYKGQDNVEKGFRFLKSNTFSISKVYLKNKKRIEALTMIMVLCLMIYSIAEWKLRTKLEEENETIPDQKGKQTKRPTMRWIFFNFQGITELIYQNEGQMKSEILNMEEIHWKILGLMGEKYENIYL, encoded by the coding sequence ATGGCAGAAAAAAACAGCAGTAGAAGAGTTGAATCCTCCCTAAAACGTACAAGGTTCTTAGGTCACCTTGGTCTTATGGCTGGAGTTTTCCGAGAACTTGAGGTTGACAAACTGATCGATGAAAAACTTCCCAAAGAAAGGGATCATACTGTCCCTCACTCAGTCTGCATCCTTGCCATGTTGCTCAATGGTCTTGGTTTCGTAGGGCAACGTCTATACCTGTTTCCTGATTTTTTTAAAAACATTTCTACGGAAAGGCTTTTCGGAGACGGTATAACAAGAGAGGATCTGAATCAATACGTTATCGGAGAGACTCTTGACAGAATCGTAAAATATGGCCCTACAAAACTGTTTACGGAAATTGCTCTTCACATTATGACTCGTCTCCCTATTCCTGTTCATTGTTTACACGCTGACACTACAAGTGTCAGCGTTTATGGGGATTATGATGACGAAGAAACTGAGTCTATTGACATTACTTTTGGAATTCCCAAAAACGGAAGATGGGACCTCAAACAATTTGTACTTAGTTTGATTGTTAATCAGCATGGGATACCTCTTTTCATGAACACACATTCAGGAAATTCTTCCGACAAAAACACAATTCTGGAAGCGATCCAGTCTCTCAAATCAGTTTTAAGACCTGAAAGCGAAGTTTACTACGTCGCTGATAGTTCCTTTTACACAGACAATAATATCAAGAACATGGGAAAGTCATTCTGGATCAGTCGTGTTCCTGCAACAATTACCGAGGCAAAGGAACTGCTAACTGCAAATCTGAACCTGAAAACGCTAAAAAGCGACGAAAGATACTCATTTTATCAAACCTTTGTGGAATATGGTGGAATCAAACAAAAGTGGGTTTTGCTGCTTTCTCACAAGATGAAAGAGAAGAAAGAGCAAACTCTCAGGACGAAGCTTGAAAAAGAGGTTGAAAAAGCAGAGAAGTCTTTTAAAAAACTGAAAGGAGAGGACTTTTTTTGCGAAGAGGATGCATTAAAAGCTGCAGAAAAATGGATTCAAGATTTCCCTTCTGTCTCATTTGAAAAAGTAGATGTGAAATCCATTAAAAAACGTGAGTTGGGGAAAAGAGGCAGACCTTCAAAAGATGAGCAATTAAAGACTTATTACAGGATTAATGGAATCATAAAGGTTAATGATGCTTTTGTTTTAAATGAAATGGATAAAATGGGACTTTTTATTCTTGCAAGTAATGATATCAATCTTTCTCCTGAGGATATGCTGAAGTATTACAAAGGTCAGGATAACGTGGAAAAAGGATTCAGATTCTTGAAAAGTAACACCTTTAGCATATCGAAGGTTTACCTCAAGAACAAAAAGAGAATTGAAGCGCTGACTATGATAATGGTTCTCTGCTTGATGATTTATTCAATTGCAGAATGGAAATTAAGGACAAAATTAGAAGAAGAAAATGAAACGATTCCAGATCAAAAAGGGAAACAAACAAAAAGACCTACAATGAGATGGATATTTTTCAATTTTCAGGGAATTACAGAACTTATTTATCAGAACGAAGGACAAATGAAGTCAGAAATATTGAATATGGAGGAGATTCACTGGAAGATACTGGGTCTAATGGGAGAGAAATATGAAAATATCTATCTCTAA